Below is a genomic region from Lonsdalea populi.
ATTAACCAAGGTGTTAGAATTTCAGGGGCGACATTGCACTTCATTAATGATGAGGTTGACGCAGGGCCTATTATAGATCAGGAACCAGTAAGGATAGCGAATAGCATGACTGAAAATGAGCTGAAAGAAGCTATTTTACTGGCAGAGAAAAAAATGATTTACCGTGCAGTTCGTGCATTCATAGAGGGCCGAATAACTCTTGACGGTGACAAAGTTATTTATGAGGAAAAATAGCCATGTATAAGATAAAAAATAGTATTTTTGCCGCAAGCTGTGTCGCGAGCATCCTTTTTATGGCCATAACTACACTTGGGTTATCTTTAGCTACATTGCCTTTGTATGTCAGTGAATCGCTCGGCTATTCTGCTTTTTATGTTGGGCTCGTTGTCGCCGCTGAATCATTGTCCACGTTATTTTCGCGAGCCGCCGCAGGTAGATATTCTGACAATCATGGACCACGAAAAGGAATGATATTGGGACTGTCCCTCACTTTGCTCGCGGGACTGTTTTGTTTATTTTCTTTCAGTTTTATCGATTCAGCCAAATTGGCATTTTTTATCATCATCTTTTCGCGAATATTGATGGGTATTGGCGAGAGCTTAATTTTTACTTGCAGCGGTACATGGCCTATTGGACTCGTTGGCCGAGAGCATGCCGGGAAAATAATGTCCTGGGTTGGGATTGCTATGTTCCTGGGTTTAGCACTGGGTAATTACGCCGGCACATGGTCGTATTATCATACTGGCATTATCATTTCTGCTATTTCTATGGTGATTCTGCCCGCGCTAGGTTTTTTGTTGGTCGCCATCGTAAAACCTGTTGCCATTCATCCTGAAAGAAATAAAACTAAGCTTTCCTATGCCGTCCATAGAATATGGAAGGCAGGGTCGGGTTTTTCTCTGGCTAATATAGGTTATGCCTCTATTACAACTTTCCTCGTGCTTTATTTTATTCAGAATGGTTGGGGACAGCAGGCAGCCTTTGCGTTGTCTTTATTTGGCGTGGGGTATGTTGTTTCAAGACTAACATTAGGATGGAAAGCGGATAGTTCAGGTTTAAAATTGACACTAATTTCAATTACCATAGAAGCTGTAGGATTATTATTTATTGCTCTTTCATCTCATCCCTATGAGGCAATGCTGGGGTCTTTCCTGACAGGGTTCGGTCTTTCAATGATTTATCCTTTGCTTGCCCTTCCGGCATTGAAAAGTATGCCTAGTGAAAGTATTGGCCTGGCGCTGAGTACCTATGAGTCTTGTTTTGATATAGGAATATTAATTGTAGGACTAGTTGGTGGTGTAGTTGTTTCGTTGTTTGGGTATCCGGCGGTTTTTATCTTTGCATTTTTCTGCTGCTTGTTAGCCTCTGTTTCATCAATATTAGCTTACAAGCAAATATCCAGCGAAGTTTCAAGCTAGCGCCTGGAAAGACCGCTCTTAACTGATAAAGATGGGTATTCCTGAATAGCTGTTCCAAATAGTAGATCACCATAAGGTGAACTCAGTCCGATTTAAGCGATCTGATCAATCACTGATTATTCCAAATCACCAACCGGACTGAGCCATGCCGATCATAGCACCTATACCCGACGCCGAAAGGCGTCTAATCCAAAGAACCATCCATAAAACATGCGATAAAAACCATGCTCGCAGACTTACCGCGAGCTGATGCTTCGTCGTGGGGACAAGATAAGTGACGTTGCCAAAACGCTTTACTGCGCTCGTTTCCGGAAGAGAAATACATCGCTCAAGCGCAATAACCACAGTTCCTTCACACCTATGCATTCATTCTGTAATAGCCTTAGAGGAGCTTCTGAACTGAAATGATTACGCCCTAGTGTACATGGAGTTGGCCCTCGCTTCTAAGCCTGTTCTCGATAGCTTGAACGAAAGTCTCCTGTTCACTGTTTCCCACACTCCCGACACTAAGAAATACATTTAATTGGCTCATTTTTCGTACTCACATTGGGCCATATTTGTTTTAAATATACTGACCTGATGATTATTGGGTTTGATAGACTTGAATGGATGTTACTGGAAGTGATGTTGGAGCGGGCGAAGGGAATCGAAGCATCGAAGACAGCCACGCACTAACACATTGTTTCTTAAAGGACGGTGAATCCCTTTGGTTACAGTCATGGTTACACATTGAGTGGTCTATGGTCAAGCCTTGAGGTAGCCTAGCGCAGTGAGTAGTCCTTAGGCTTGACAGGGTCAACCCCTTGGGATACCATAAGCCTACACTAGGCCTTAGGTGCGCATGTAGTTGACCTTGCGAGGCCGGAGGCCAAGCCTTGGGTTACCCTTAGGGTGGGCCTCTTTGGGCTGGCTGAGAGGGCCTATGGGGGTACTTTGGGCGCTCTACCCTTGAGATACTCGCAGAGATTTTTGTGGTATTTTTCTAAGAACCTTAGGGACCCTCTTAAGGATGAAACCAGAGAGGGACCTTATCGACCAGCCATAAGACCAGCGACAGCGACATAAGGATGTCTCGCAGGTCAACGTAATGAAAGACCATGAGAGCCTCCTTGTGCGTGTGCGGTGAGTGTTCGTAAAGTGACCCACTGGGATACAGCTAACGACAAGGCATCTGTAGGTGTCCTTAGAGGGCTTAGGGTATTGGGATTGATATATGATAATCATCCCTTCTTAAGGTTAACTTAAATCACACTCTAAGGGCCTAAAGTGTCTTTAAGTTAACTCTAAGGTAATAATCTTTAATTTGGTCTCAAATTAATACTTAGAGTCTCTTTAAGTTATTAAAGGTCTTTAAGTTAAACCCATCCAGTCAGTATTAAGGTCTCACTCCAAATAAGAGTACCATAATAATTGCTGTAGCTTTTCTTCAGGCCCATCACCCCCTGAAGCGCTTAGTCGGTCTCTTTGAGAAGAGATTCGCTTTTAGTTGAAAGAGTATAGATACGGACGTCTCAACGCCTTGGTGTCATATCTACGGTTAATTGTTTGTAATGATTCACCGAGCCATCAGGCATAACCACAGAACCGTCAGTCCTTAGAGGTAGACGAATAGTCTTGCCCATATAGCGGACAGTGACCAGCTTAGTGCTACGCTTTGGTGTCTTACGGTTTGGTTTATAAGCACTGCGTGAGGCAGCGGCCTTAGAGTCTCGTTTATGCTGATTGTCAGCGATGGATTGTCTCAGCTGCTCATAGAATTTACTCAAGGTATCCTCCAAAGTAGTGACTTAAAGATTACGTAAGGTGGAGACAAAAGATTTCTTAGAGTCTCCTCCCCCTATAGTGGGCCTTATTAGGAAAACCAGACGTGGTGCGGTCTGCGAGCTAAAAGCCCTCTCTATTGAACCCACTATAAGGCACACATTACCAGCCTAAGGGGTTCTTTCCGTTGCGGCCACCATAGGCTAACTTGCGGTACTCCTCCCACGGCAGAACCTCAATAGACCCTGAGGCGTCCAGACGGAAACGGTAGGGCCACCCTGTGACCACATCATGAGAGAGTATAGGCTTACCTGTGCGTAGCATCTTGATAGCCCTCAGGCGCTCTATGTTCACGCCCTTAACGTTTACCCTACGGTCTCGCGTATGACCCGCTACAGAGCCGGCAGCCTTAAAGGATTTCAACCACGGCTTACTATGACTATCTGCTATCCAGACCAGACCAGTAGGTGACTCAGGGTCTGCCCTCAGGTGTTCCCGGACTAACTCAAAGTCTCGCTTAGCGTCTGCTATCAGTTGCTCCTCGGTCCGGTCAGTGCGTAAGGTGCGCTTCTTTCGGGCTGGTCTGGTGGTTACTGTGTGGTTCATATCGGGACCTCCTTAGGTGATTGGTTGACAGTTAGGCGCTCCTCCTTGAATTCTGTTAGGTTGCGCGTAGGGCTACCCGTTAGTTTTTAACGTAGCGTTGCCCTTAAGGTTTGAATGGTGGTTGATTTCGATTAATCCATATCATAAAGGCCCCTCGTTAGAGAGACCTTGAGTTATAGACTAAGGGGTTACTTAATTGCGCGTGCGTTGTTGGTCCTGATAGATGCCTACATTGCTCTCAAAGTGCTGGAGTAACAGCCACTGCGTCACAGGGTCATTAGGGACCACACGGGACAGTGAACGGTAAGCCGCATCGTTAGCCGCCATAGCGTCAGCTTTATGAGGAGACAGAGCGCCCTTTGCGGAGTTCTCTATGGTAGCCGAGAGGTCCCGCGCAAGCTGTAGGCCCGGTACTTGCTCAATAGAGCGGTCAATCACGCCTGAGACGTAATCAGTAGTGCCAGCCTTAACGGTCCGTGCGTTCTTCTCCATTGGCGCTTTAGGGTTCATCGTTGTACGGTAAGACTGCACAAGGTCAGCACCCGGCAGACCCAGAGGCCCCGCTAGGAAGCCATAGACACCCAGAGGAGCGCCTAAGGTTGCACTACGGGTAACGGCACCGATTGCTAACACGTTAGGGTCAAGGGCCTTATCGAGGTAACGCTTACGGTCTCCCGCCTGCATAGACATAGCGACACTTTGAGCGCGGAGCGCAGCGAAGCCGCCCGCCAGCATCAGCTCTACGGCAATAGTCATAGACTGGTCCAGAGCGCGACCGTTCTTGGTTGACTCATAGAACCGCTTCACTAAGCGACCATTGACTGAGCGCAACACGAAAGTCTTAAACTGCATCGCCATACCACCGACGCCACCTAGTTGTTTGCCAGCTTGGAGAGACACCTTATCGGTTCTCAGCATGGTTTCACTTGCAACGTGGTCAGCGAGTCGCCACAGGTCCATAGTGCGCGGGTCTAGCTTCATGGCGTCAGCATCCTTAAAACGATACTCCCCGGTCTTAGCGTCCCTGTAGGTATGCTCTTGCATCAGCGACTTAATGCCCTTGTACTGCTCAGGACTGATAGCCGCAGACTTAAGCAACCGCGAATCAATAGCCGCCTTGCCACCTAAATGCACCTCATGCGCCAGATTGCCTAAGGTCTCAATACGTGCAGCCCTTACGATATGGTTAACCGTAGAGGTCATTACGCGAGACATCGGCAGACGTTGAGCCATATAACCAGTGGCCCACTTAACGGACCCTACAATGTTAGCCATAGGATTGGAGGCAACACCGCGCAGACGCTCTACGATGTCATTACGGCTCGGCCTAATAGAGTCATCAAGTTCCTTACCGAATAGCAAGCCGTGAACCTCGTTAGCCTCCTTAGCGTTCAGTTTACCTCGTTTCTTCATGAAGCGACCTAGCGCCGGGACAGAGCGGCCTAAGGCGTCAATCCCCCCCACGAGTCACCATAGAGGCAATCTCTGTGTAGTTCTGAGGACCCATGAAGGCATTCTTAGAGGCGTATGCTAAATCGGATAACGAACGCGCCAGCGTCCCTAAAGCTCCCTCAGGGTCTTTACGTGCTCTACCAGTCAGTACCTTGACAACCTCCAGCAGCTCAGCCTTACCCTTAGCGTCAGGCGGGATAGCGTCAATGACCTTAACCAGCTCGTCTGTAGTCCGCCCGGTCCCACCTAAGATAGCGATATCACCATTAATGCGGCGGTTGTAGCTCGGAAGGACTTCCTCCATAGTGAAAGACCGCAGGTCATTAGGGGAGAACTTAGAGCCGTCTGGCAGGGTCACCTCAAAGTCATTAGCAAACAAATGACGCTCTTTAAGGTAATCATTCCCGGCTAACTTAGAGCTATCCGCCACGACATCCTCAAGCGCCCCGGAGTTGTGATAGAGTGCAGCCGCATCGTCAGAGGCATTAGCCACCCCGAAAGCCTTACGCTCAGCGTAGTCTTCTAGGGTCTCACCGGTGCGGTCTAGGTATGCATCAACACGCGCCTTAACCTCAGGTGACGCCCGATAGGAGTTTAGATAAGAAGCCTTGATAGCCTCTTTGAGTTCCTGCACAGAGCCGCCGAAGCGAGACAGCGCAACCGAACGGGCAGACGCAGAGTAGCGCACCGGGTAGTAATGACCGTCAAAGTGAGAGGCACCCAGCATTCCCTTAGCGTTATCCACAGCATTCCCGAAGGACGCAGGGTTACGCAGAGAGTCTGCTTTAAACTGGTGATGCTCCTTAATGAGGTCTACCAGCGCTTTCTCTGAGGGAGACAGAGACTTGACCTTAGACCCTGAGAGGTCCTCGACAGCCTCAGCTACGCGGCGTGACACAGCCTGTACATGGTCCGCACGGTTCAGCCCTTCACGATACCACGAGTAACCATTCTCATTGATAGCCTTCTTGGTCAGGTCATCCATGTTAGAGAAGAATTGATGGTCAAGGTAGCACATACGCTCCCCAATGTCCGAAGCCGTGGCCGCATACTTACCGCTTGCGCCAGACTCAAGGCCCACCGGAGCACGCACAAGGTCCAGACCCAGAGAGCGCACAGCGTCAGACTCAGAGCGTAGGATGGTTTGCCCTACCTCGTCAAACGTAGCGGAGCCTGTAGACAGGCCACGGGCTGCACGTTCAATCTTGGTAACCTCCTCAAGGCTCCCTAAGGTCCGTGGGTTCACAGGGTTAGACCCTGCCAGAATGTCACCGCTCGCTAACCGGACGTTGCCCGTAGAGGACACGTTAGGAGCCTCAGCATAAGGGACACCATTAGGCGCAGAGTGTACCAGTTCGTCAGGACGTAAAGGCATGACGCTAGGGTCCGCAAAGTCCGCAACCTCTGAGGCTGCTTGAGCCTTGAGGCGACTACGCAAACGCACATCGGTAGACTGGATAGGGTCCACACTCGAGGCAGGCTCAGCGTCAACCACACCAGCGGCCTTACGGTTGGCCCGGAGTTTAGACACAGAGTCACCCAACACGGACAGCCCGGAGCCTAACACTAAGCCACCCAGAGCCGCGCCTGCATAGTCAGCATCACCACCCGCTACGCTAGTGCGTACACCCTCAGAGAGAATATTGAGACCAGCAGCTTGAGCGCCACGATAAGCCGCCTTAGCGAGCATACCAGCTTTAGCCGCAGGACCAGCAACCGGGATATAAGTCACAGGGTCAAAGGCAGCACCCGCCAGCATACTGGTAATCATACCAGCGGTCCCGGTCTGACTAACGCGAGCGTCAGCCTCAGCATTCTGGTTAGCACGAACTATCAGAGCGTCTAAGGTCTCAGCATCACCACCCAGCACAGAGTTAATATAACGAGGGTCTTTTACCTCAGAGCGAATACGGGCCAACTCCTCAGGTGTCCATTCGTGGGAGTTCCAGAGGTTAGGCGTGAAGTGTGCTTGCAGCATAGACATTGCATTATCACTGCTCAGGTCTTGCCCTACAGTCCCTAAGGTGGATGTCTTCCATGTATCCTTTGTGGCGCTCCATACGTTTGACAATAAGCCTTTGTCCTCAGGTTTGGCGTAGTGCGCAGCCTTAGCAAATGGCTCCGCAGGTGCGGCCTGAGAGACTCCCTCAACGTTGAATCCGGTAGACTCAGGGAGAGCGTTGGTCACCTTCGAGGTTTTGCTAATACCTGCAAAGGCATCCTCAGCGGGAATGCCCTTTCCCTTAGGAGAGATACCCCCGAAGGACGTCAGAGCGGCCACTTTGTCATTCTGAGCCACTGAGTCACTCATGGTCCGCATGTAGTTGAGACCCTCAGCACCGATAGCAGAGAAGTCACCACGGTCATAAGCGGCTAACTGAGGAGCACCCTTAGGGCCTTCCCCTACGTTATATGCTAAGGCGGCTTTGAGTTCATCGCCTCCGAACTTCTTAGTTAGGTCTGCCATGTGTCTGGCGGCTGCATTGATAGCTAACTGAGGATTGAGTCGGTCATCATCAGACAGACCATAAGCGCTGGCGGTCTGTTCGGTAAACTGAGCAATCCCCTTAGGGCCTGTGGGTGACTGAGCGTCAGGCTTAAAGCGAGACTCTAACCACAGCTGTTTACGGAAAGCACCTGCATTGATACCGTGCTCAGCAGCGGCAGCATTAATCAGGCTATCGAACTCTGAGGGAACGTTAGGGTCATACTGTTTAGTCATTGTGGGTTACCTCCTCTGAGTCCTCATTACGATCAAAGAGTCCAGCTTTAGCGGCCTCCTCATAGGAATAGTCTTTACCATCTGGCCCTATGTAATCGCGAGGATTGCCTTGAGGTCAAACTCATATGAATCAATAATGTTAAATAAGTTAATCATCTGTGTGTTTCCTTCTTGTTTGCACCCTGAGACGCATCCCAGAGACCCGCAAGGCCCCACACGGGCTACCCACACGGGATAGCTTAAGGGAGTCTCAAAGGCACAGGATGCAAACAGGACGGCTTGCGAGTAGATATTGATAGATAGGCATTGCGTTAGCCTTACGAAAGGGGACGCCCTGAGTGAACCTCAGGACGCTTGAAGTGATGCTTAGTCGTTAGACTTAGGGGCTTCTTCCTCAGGGGTAGGCTCTACCGGTGCGGTAGTTTCCCCGAAGGTCAGGCGGTGGACTACAGGAAACTCGGCGGTAGCCTGAACACCAAACTTGCCTTGTTCAACCTTGACGGTCCCGGTAGCCATAACGTCCAGTACAGTAATCATTTCGACGTCGTAGCCGGAACGCTCAGGGGAACGAGTAACGTTAATCTTAACGGTGTCACCTTGGCGGGTAGACCGGAAGGACAACATAGCGAAGTTGCGAGGCAGCAGGTAGACACCAGTATCATCGCCCAAGTAGCCCATGATGGTGCACCCGAACAGCTCAGAGGCATCTTCATGACCCGCACGTTGTGCAGCACGCTCTAAGACGGCCTCCAGTTTCTCAGGGACCAGCAGCGCGAAGCAATCCAAGGTGTTGCCTAAGTGGACCGGTAAGTTAACCGCTAGGGCATCCAGCAGGTCTTCAGCGGCATCTGAGGGTTTAGTGCTCAGCTTGTCACAAGGGATGGTCACGAGGTCCGGGGTCTCTGCCAAGACTTTGGTCACGTTGCCCGCCAGCACACGGCACATCTGGTATTGCATATTGGTAACGGTACGGGTCAGGCTACCAGCAGTCCAGCCCGCCATCATCTCATAGTCAGACACATGGGTCGCTACAGAGCACATGATGCCAGTCTTGGTTTTGTCTTCGCCGTGCAGCACCGGAGCCACCATTACGGCAGACCCAGCGATAGCCTTAGCGGTCGGCAGACCTGTACGGTCCAGCTTACCTTCAGGGTTGAACACAACGGTACGGTCCTCCAACAACTGGACATTCAGCGGGGTCGGTTGGGTGCCGAAGGGGCGGAACTCTGCCGGGAAGACATGTTCACAGACTGCTTCAGCGAAGTCACCATCATTGAAGGTGGCATCTAAGGATTTCTCCAAGGCCTGAACGTAGTCGTGTGAGTCATTGCCGAAGGCCATTTGGTTGCCTGAGCGGTCCGTATAGCCCACATTCAGAATCTGTGAGCCGCTGGACTTGACGATTTCAGTACGTGAGACATCAGTGCCCCACACAGAGTTAGGCAGCTTGCGACCATCAGTACCGGTACGGTGAGACGCTAGGGTGCTCATAGGGGTCTTATTGGTTGGTTTATTCATGGGTATGATACTCCTTTTAAAGTTGTCATTTAGGTAGGGTGCCCGTAGACACCCATTAGCGGGCCATAAAGCCTGAGGGCTTATAGGTCACCGAATGCAGCGGACTTACCGCGAGCACCGAAGCGCGCTTCCAGTTCGGCTTCTCGGGCTTTACGTTGAGCCACAGCCTCAGCGATCTCTTCAGGTGTAGCCATAAGCGCAGCCATGCGTTCACGATGCTGTTTCGCTTCCAGTTCACGGCGGGCCTGTTCCTCACGGTTACGTCGGATGTAGTCTGCCCACAGTTGGTGATGGCGTGAGAACCCAGTGATGCTGAAGCCATTAGCGGACAGCTCACTCAGTAGTGAATTAGCACCACCAGACCCCGGCGCGTAGTAGCCCAGCAGCGACGGTACGGTCACCTTGATGAAATGCTCGGTAGGGATTTCTTGGCCGATGTACAGCACGGTCTTAAGGTCCTTACTCAGGGTTACCTTTTGGTCTACGATACCCATGGTCGGAAGTTTCGGATTGATAGACATAGTGTGTTCTCCTTTGGTCAGTGGGTTGATACAATTGATACTTAAGGTTTCTGGATAGTTATGGATAATTACGGGCAATCAATGGTTACGTATTCTTACTGAATACAAAATCACGTAGGGTCAGCCCTTTCTGTACAGCCATCCGGCATAACTGAGTGCGCGTATAACGGTCGCGCCAAGACAGCGGGCAGAGGCCCAATGCTTTCACAACGTTCCTGATAGGCACGGTCATTAGGCGCAGAGCCTTGCGGTCTTCAGGATTCCTCGGGTCAAGCTGGTCAGGGTTCATAGGGTCGGTTCTCCTTTGTCACTATAGAGTTCAGCCAATGCCTCAATGACCTCGAAGCTAACCGGTGTGTTGTAGCTTGCCAGAAGCATTAGGAAGTCGTGTCCCTCAAGGACCTCAAGGGTGCCTAGGGGCTGACCCCTGCGCTCCCTCATGCGCTTAATGTCGCGTCTGACGTGCTTCAGGTGCTTACCTGTGAGTTCGGCCACTTGGTGGGCTGTAGCGGTGAATGTGAGTGGTCCATCCAGCCACGCCGAAAGGTGACGTTTGAGGACCTCTTTGTTGACCTCTCGGTCTGTCTTACGGGTTGTCATTGGATGGTCTCCTTAGTCCAATATTGGGCAAAAAGGAGGGACCCAGAGCCACCGCGAAGGTAGCAGAAGGTCCCATAACGGGAGAAACACTTTGCCCAATGAATCTAGAGAACCACCCTAGGTTGCCTAACCGGGGTCTCCCGGCACCTACACAATCCCCATTGTTTTACAGGCGGCAACTTAAGGTAGTTCTCTAGGCTCATTAGGAAGGTGGGTCATATACTCAGTAGGCATGAGGCTATCCGGGGGACGCCGCTATGGGACGTCGAAGAACCAGATGATGCCTAATGTCTACGGTGAGAAGTGTCGCGGTGATGAATCCGAGGTGGGATACTGACCAGCTGTGTCGTGGTGGTCTCCCTATAGCGGGCCTGATTAAATGTACAGTAGTTTCCTGCTTGACAGTTTAGAGGCCTAAGGAAAGCATACAGCGTTTCCGCCAGACACCTTTGAAGCCTTGAGCGTCAGCTTGAGACAGCGAGAGGTAGCCTCGAAGAACGGACATGTAGAGCTGCTTATTGGTTGTCTTCGGCTGTAGTGCTTTAAGCTGACGATACGCAAAGTCCCTGTCTGCGTTCTCCTCTGAGTGGGCCTCTAAAGCCTCAGCTTCAGTAAGATGACCATGCTCAACCATCTTATTAGCTACCACGGCGGCAACCTCAGGCATCGCTAGGACGGCCTCAAAAGCCGCATAGACCATGTCTTCAAAGTCCTCGGAGACCCATGCGGCGTACTTAAGGGTAGCCTGTTTGTCTGCGTAGGTGGTGCTCTCAAGGCCAATCTTCACGACCTCCATTTTTTGGCGGTCGGACAATCTCTTTGCAGACGCGGTACGCCACCGGTTGGGCTGCTTACTCTTAGGCAGACCCAAAGTCTTCCAGATGTTCGTCAGGTCCCAGCGACCCTCAGCGTCCGAGGTGAACTTATGGCCCTCAATGATAATCGTATAGAAGGCGTTAGGATTGGTGTTAGTAGAATTATTCATGTTGTGTTTTCCTTTTAAATGGGCACCCTAAGTCACACCCCTCAGGCCACACAAAGGCCCCACAACAAAGGGAAACCTGAAGGCAAAGGGTGCACATTTAGAATGACTTTGTGATTGAATGAAACTGTGTCTGTGTGATGACACGGTGCAGATGGTCATGAGGTATTCGGAAGGATGACTGTGTGAGTGTCCGATGTGATTAGCATCACCGTCTTCCTATAGCGGGCCTTATTGGGAATAAGTAATGCTAATGATGGAGGAGAGCCATTATCATTAGGTTGCCACCTAAGGGTATCCACTTTTCATTTTCGAAAGTGGTTCCGCAGGGTCTGTAGTGACCTAATGTGACCATAAGCCAGTAGCTAGCTAACGCTACGCCTGCTAACAATAGGGTAGGACCAAGAGACCCTCAGATGCGGAACGGCACCCGAAGACTACCTGAGACACCCGAAGACTACCGAGCTTCTCGCTTAGGTGTGGGCAGATAGTGGAGCTTGGAGTTGACCTAAAGGTGGAGAGCTGGCTATCGGTGACCTTAGAGGTGGAGGGTTGACCCAGAGATGGGATGATTATTAATCTATATCAATCCCAATACTCATAGGTCTTAGAGTGGTCTTAAGAATTATGTGTCTCTAAGAATTACTCTAAGGTCTAAAGATTACTTAAAGTATAAAAGACTAATTAAAGATTAATTAATGATTACTAGAGATAACTCTTAGTTCTCTTCAGTTACCTTAAGGTTAACCCATCCAGTACCCGAAGCCTCCCTATATGTGAAATATAGAGATACTTACATGCTGTAGCTTTTCTTCAGGCCCATCACCCCCTGAAGCGCTTAGTCGGCCGTATGTCCCTGTGAGTTCGCTTAAAGCTGTTGCCTTAAGCTATCACTAGGTTTGAGTGCATACGGTTCGCTGTTAGTTGAAAGTTAAGAGTTAAGTCTCGAGGTCTCCACCTTGAGTTAACGTGCATATGTAGGGCGTAGCGTTAGCTAGGCACCGCTAGCGCGGCTCGCTACTGGGCGACTCCCCGTAACCTTGAAGGCGTACCGAGAGTCTGAATGTTGATTGATATGAGATTAGTGAACGGATAGAGGTGGTAGTCCTCCCCCTATAGTGGGCCTTATTGATTGGAATAACCAGAGGTGTCCTTTAGAACTAAAGGATATAGCAAGAGAGACACCAAGAGAGAGACACCAATAAAATATTTATGGGCCCCTCCCTATAGCGGTAGCCAATACACCGCTCAGCTTATCCACCTCGACCTCCTTCGCATAGCGGTCATAAGTAATCGACCCAGAACTATGTCCCAGTATCGCCTGAGCGTAGGCCAATTCGATGCCATGTTGTTTTAACTGAGTGGCTACCGTATGCCTGAACGAATGGAACGCTAAACCGTCCCGCTCAGTAATCACCTTGGGTAACAACGTTCTGTTAAACCATTTACTCACCTGCTCGCCGTAACCGTTCTTCATGAGTCGAAGGCCATCAAACACCATAGCATCATCACCATCAGCGCCTCTACGAGCCTCTACAAGCGCCTTAAAGTCAGCCAATACAAAACCATAGGCTCCATCAACCAAAGGCACACAGCGATCACTGTGAGCGTTCTTGATGCTCTTACCCGACAGGCTGCTATCATCTTCATTGATATGGATATAGACGGTCCCAGCCTCAGTGGTCCTAACGTCTTTGACCTGAAGTTGAGCCACCTCATTAAGCCGCGCTCCAGTGGTAGCAGCTAAAGCGGTAACGTAGTAGTGAAAGGGCTTACCAAAGGGATTCAGAGAATACTCCTTAGCGGCGATCAGTAGTTGCCTCACCTGCTCCGTAGAGAAGGCGTTACGGGCCTCAGAGGCTTTACGCTGGGGAACCTTCAGTTCCAGCCCCTCAGTCATATTCTTTTTAATCAGGTCATTACGGACAGCCCACTTAAAGACTGCTGCCATTTTGATGAGATACTTGTTATTGATGGTGACAACATCCAGACAATCTGTCTTATCATCACGGTTCAGTAGGTCAATCAACGTGGCATCCTTAAAGCGCTGCTTACGGTTCTTAGGTAGCTTCTGGAGCACATCACGAACCCTTAGCATGTCAACACGCGTTATCACATTAGCATCACCATTAAGACCGAGATGGTCGAAGACTTCGAGTAATGCAGTATGAGCCGCTTTGTTTTCCCTTAAGGTGGCAGGCTTCCAGTTCTGTGAATTTTCCGCTTCGTATTGCTCAAAAAGGCTCGCTACGGTGACACAGGGTTTAACTTCCGGGGCACTAACAGATAGGGACACAGATGCCTGACCGTTTAACCTATCAATATCATTAAATTCATCGATGTAATCTATAAGAGGCTTACTGTCT
It encodes:
- a CDS encoding DUF6971 family protein, producing MSINPKLPTMGIVDQKVTLSKDLKTVLYIGQEIPTEHFIKVTVPSLLGYYAPGSGGANSLLSELSANGFSITGFSRHHQLWADYIRRNREEQARRELEAKQHRERMAALMATPEEIAEAVAQRKAREAELEARFGARGKSAAFGDL
- a CDS encoding MFS transporter produces the protein MYKIKNSIFAASCVASILFMAITTLGLSLATLPLYVSESLGYSAFYVGLVVAAESLSTLFSRAAAGRYSDNHGPRKGMILGLSLTLLAGLFCLFSFSFIDSAKLAFFIIIFSRILMGIGESLIFTCSGTWPIGLVGREHAGKIMSWVGIAMFLGLALGNYAGTWSYYHTGIIISAISMVILPALGFLLVAIVKPVAIHPERNKTKLSYAVHRIWKAGSGFSLANIGYASITTFLVLYFIQNGWGQQAAFALSLFGVGYVVSRLTLGWKADSSGLKLTLISITIEAVGLLFIALSSHPYEAMLGSFLTGFGLSMIYPLLALPALKSMPSESIGLALSTYESCFDIGILIVGLVGGVVVSLFGYPAVFIFAFFCCLLASVSSILAYKQISSEVSS
- a CDS encoding transglycosylase SLT domain-containing protein, whose protein sequence is MTKQYDPNVPSEFDSLINAAAAEHGINAGAFRKQLWLESRFKPDAQSPTGPKGIAQFTEQTASAYGLSDDDRLNPQLAINAAARHMADLTKKFGGDELKAALAYNVGEGPKGAPQLAAYDRGDFSAIGAEGLNYMRTMSDSVAQNDKVAALTSFGGISPKGKGIPAEDAFAGISKTSKVTNALPESTGFNVEGVSQAAPAEPFAKAAHYAKPEDKGLLSNVWSATKDTWKTSTLGTVGQDLSSDNAMSMLQAHFTPNLWNSHEWTPEELARIRSEVKDPRYINSVLGGDAETLDALIVRANQNAEADARVSQTGTAGMITSMLAGAAFDPVTYIPVAGPAAKAGMLAKAAYRGAQAAGLNILSEGVRTSVAGGDADYAGAALGGLVLGSGLSVLGDSVSKLRANRKAAGVVDAEPASSVDPIQSTDVRLRSRLKAQAASEVADFADPSVMPLRPDELVHSAPNGVPYAEAPNVSSTGNVRLASGDILAGSNPVNPRTLGSLEEVTKIERAARGLSTGSATFDEVGQTILRSESDAVRSLGLDLVRAPVGLESGASGKYAATASDIGERMCYLDHQFFSNMDDLTKKAINENGYSWYREGLNRADHVQAVSRRVAEAVEDLSGSKVKSLSPSEKALVDLIKEHHQFKADSLRNPASFGNAVDNAKGMLGASHFDGHYYPVRYSASARSVALSRFGGSVQELKEAIKASYLNSYRASPEVKARVDAYLDRTGETLEDYAERKAFGVANASDDAAALYHNSGALEDVVADSSKLAGNDYLKERHLFANDFEVTLPDGSKFSPNDLRSFTMEEVLPSYNRRINGDIAILGGTGRTTDELVKVIDAIPPDAKGKAELLEVVKVLTGRARKDPEGALGTLARSLSDLAYASKNAFMGPQNYTEIASMVTRGGD
- a CDS encoding site-specific integrase, which gives rise to MLNSRTYLYQRNGVFYIRLRMKAVGRFPASLPQHKRYKLTSVSLRTKDRRTAMANSRHIKAALKAIQADRPDASYGEMREHLRDIAEWELSTGRSDLFESDMRDLYRDQYGELGENLTDALASEPLSIDQHRYIHEALGVIRACMRRIEAGDSKPLIDYIDEFNDIDRLNGQASVSLSVSAPEVKPCVTVASLFEQYEAENSQNWKPATLRENKAAHTALLEVFDHLGLNGDANVITRVDMLRVRDVLQKLPKNRKQRFKDATLIDLLNRDDKTDCLDVVTINNKYLIKMAAVFKWAVRNDLIKKNMTEGLELKVPQRKASEARNAFSTEQVRQLLIAAKEYSLNPFGKPFHYYVTALAATTGARLNEVAQLQVKDVRTTEAGTVYIHINEDDSSLSGKSIKNAHSDRCVPLVDGAYGFVLADFKALVEARRGADGDDAMVFDGLRLMKNGYGEQVSKWFNRTLLPKVITERDGLAFHSFRHTVATQLKQHGIELAYAQAILGHSSGSITYDRYAKEVEVDKLSGVLATAIGRGP